One Microcebus murinus isolate Inina chromosome 10, M.murinus_Inina_mat1.0, whole genome shotgun sequence DNA segment encodes these proteins:
- the TNS2 gene encoding tensin-2 isoform X1, translating into MKPRKAEPHSFREKIFRKKPPVCAVCKVTIDGTGVSCRVCKVATHRKCEAKVTSSCQALPPAELRRNTAPVRRIEHLGSTKSLNHTKQRSSLPRSFSLDPLMERRWDLDLTYVTERILAAAFPARPDEQRHRGHLRELAHVLQSKHRDKYLLFNLSEKRHDLTRLNPKVQDFGWPELHAPPLDKLCSICKAMETWLSADPQHVVVLYCKGSKGKLGVIVSAYMHYSKISAGADQALATLTMRKFCEDKVATELQPSQRRYISYFSGLLSGSIRMNSSPLFLHYVLVPMLPAFEPGTGFQPFLKIYQSMQLVYTSGVYHIAGPGPPQLCISLEPALLLKGDVMVTCYHKGGRGTDRTLVFRVQFHTCTIHGPRLTFPKDQLDEAWTDERFPFQASVEFVFSSSPEKVKGNTPRNDPSVSVDYNTTEPAVRWDSYENFNQHHEDSVDGSLTHTRGPLDGSPYAQVQRAPRQTPPAPSPEPPPPPMLSVSSDSGHSSTLTTEPAAESPGRPPPTAAERQELDRLLGGCGVATAGRGAGRETAILDDEEQPPMGGGPHLGVYPGHRPGLSRHCSCRQGYREPCGVPNGGYYRPEGTLERRRLAYGGYEGPPQGYAEASVEKRRLCRSLSEGPYPYVPEPMGKPANGDLSYRSPGYREVVILEDPTLPALCSCPACEEKLALPTAALYGLRLEREAGEGWVSEAGKPLLHPVRPGHPLPLLVPAYGHHHAPMPEYSCLKPPKAGEEGHEGCSYTMCPEGRYGHPGYPALVTYGCGGAVPSYYPAYGRVPHSCGSPGEGRGYPSPGAHSPRAGSISPGSPPYPQSRKLSYEIPAEEGGSRYPLPGHLASAGPLASAESPEPVTWREGPSGHSTLPRSPREAQCSASSELSGSSTPLHTSSPVQGKESTRRQDTRSPTLAPTQRLGPGEALPPVSQGGPGKAPELPARSGPEPPASGPCSPTSPPSSPNDWPQERSPGGRSDSASPQGPVPATLPGLRHAPWQGPRGPPDSPDGSPLTPVPTQVPWLVASPEPPQSSPTPAFPLAVAYDTNGPTQPPLPEKRHLPGPGQQPGPWSPEPASPPARGISHHVTFAPLLPDNAPQPPEPPMQESQSNVKFVQDTSKFWYKPHLSRDQAIALLKDKDPGAFLIRDSHSFQGAYGLALKVATPPPSAQPWKGDPLEQLVRHFLIETGPKGVKIKGCPSEPYFGSLSALVSQHSISPISLPCCLRIPSKDPLEETPEAPAPTNMSTAADLLRQGAACSVLYLTSVETESLTGPQAVARASSAALSCSPRPTAAIVHFKVSAQGITLTDNQRKLFFRRHYPVNSITFSSTDPQDRRWTNPDGTTSKIFGFVAKKPGSPWENVCHLFAELDPDQPAGAIVTFITKVLLGQRK; encoded by the exons ATGAAG CCTAGGAAAGCTGAGCCACATAGCTTCCGGGAGAAGATTTTCCGGAAGAAACCTCCAGTCTGTGCAGTGTGTAAGGTGACCATCGATGGGACAGGTGTCTCGTGCAGAG TCTGCAAGGTGGCGACACACAGAAAATGTGAAGCAAAG GTGACTTCATCCTGTCAGGCTTTGCCACCGGCGGAGCTG CGGCGAAACACCGCCCCAGTCAGGCGCATAGAGCACCTG GGATCCACCAAATCTCTGAACCACACAAAGCAGCGAAGCTCTCTGCCCAG GAGCTTCAGCCTGGACCCGCTCATGGAGCGGCGCTGGGACTTGGACCTCACCTACGTGACTGAGCGCATCCTCGCCGCCGCCTTCCCTGCGCGGCCCGATGAACAGCGACACCGGGGCCACCTGCGGGAGCTGGCCCACGTGCTGCAATCCAAACACCGTGACAAGTACCTG CTCTTCAACCTTTCCGAGAAAAGGCATGACCTGACCCGCCTAAATCCCAAG GTCCAGGACTTTGGCTGGCCTGAGCTGCATGCCCCGCCCCTGGACAAGCTGTGCTCCATCTGCAAAGCCATGGAGACGTGGCTCAGTGCTGATCCGCAGCATGTGGTGGTACTATACTGCAAG GGAAGCAAGGGCAAGCTTGGTGTCATCGTTTCTGCCTACATGCACTACAGCAAGATCTCTGCAGG GGCAGACCAAGCACTGGCTACTCTTACCATGCGGAAATTCTGTGAGGACAAGGTGGCCACAGAACTGCAGCCCTCCCAGCGCCG ATACATCAGCTATTTCAGTGGGCTGCTCTCCGGCTCCATCAGGATGAACAGCAGCCCTCTCTTCCTGCACTACGTGCTTGTGCCCATGCTGCCGGCCTTTGAACCCGGCACAG gcTTCCAGCCCTTCCTCAAAATCTATCAGTCCATGCAGCTCGTCTACACGTCTGGAGTCTA CCACATTGCAGGCCCTGGTCCCCCGCAGCTCTGTATCAGCCTGGAGCCAGCACTCCTCCTCAAAGGCGACGTCATG GTCACATGCTATCACAAGGGTGGCCGTGGCACAGACCGGACTCTCGTGTTCCGAGTCCAGTTCCACACATGCACCATCCATGGACCACGGCTCACCTTCCCCAAGGACCAGCTGGACGAGGCATGGACTG ATGAGAGGTTCCCCTTCCAAGCCTCGGTGGAGTTTGTCTTCTCCTCTAGCCCTGAGAAGGTCAAAG GTAACACTCCACGGAATGACCCCTCGGTCTCTGTTGACTACAACACCACGGAGCCTGCCGTGCGCTGGGACTCCTACGAGAACTTCAACCAGCACCATGAGGACAGTGTGGACG GCTCCCTGACCCACACCCGGGGCCCCCTGGATGGCAGTCCCTATGCCCAGGTGCAGCGGGCCCCCCGCCAGACCCCACCGGCGCCCTCCCCggagccacccccaccccccatgctctctgtcagcagcgaCTCTGGCCACTCCTCCACACTGACCACTGAGCCGGCTGCTGAGTCTCCTGGCCGGCCACCCCCTACGGCTGCTGAGCGGCAGGAGCTAGATCGCCTCCTGGGAGGCTGTGGGGTGGCCACTGCCGGCCGGGGAGCTGGGCGAGAGACAGCCATCTTAGACGACGAAGAGCAGCCCCCCATGGGCGGAGGCCCCCACCTCGGAGTGTACCCAGGCCACAGGCCTGGCCTTAGCCGCCACTGCTCCTGCCGCCAGGGCTACCGGGAGCCTTGTGGGGTCCCCAATGGGGGCTACTACCGGCCAGAAGGAACCCTGGAAAGGCGACGGCTGGCCTATGGTGGCTATGAGGGGCCCCCCCAGGGCTATGCCGAGGCCTCCGTGGAGAAGAGGCGCCTCTGCAGATCTCTGTCCGAGGGGCCGTACCCTTACGTCCCCGAGCCAATGGGGAAACCAGCCAACGGGGACTTAAGCTACCGTTCCCCAGGCTACCGAGAGGTGGTCATCCTGGAGGACCCCACGCTGCCTGCCTTATGCTCATGCCCGGCCTGTGAGGAGAAGCTGGCGCTGCCCACGGCAGCCCTGTATGGACTGCGGCTGGAGAGGGAGGCTGGCGAGGGCTGGGTGAGCGAGGCGGGCAAGCCTCTCCTGCACCCAGTGCGGCCCGGGCACCCGCTGCCGCTGCTCGTGCCTGCCTATGGGCATCACCATGCCCCGATGCCTGAGTACAGCTGCCTGAAGCCACCCAAGGCAGGCGAGGAAGGGCACGAGGGCTGCTCCTACACCATGTGCCCCGAGGGCAGGTATGGGCATCCAGGCTACCCTGCCCTGGTGACATATGGCTGTGGAGGAGCAGTTCCCAGTTACTACCCAGCATATGGCCGAGTGCCTCACAGCTGCGGCTCTCCAGGCGAGGGCAGAGGGTATCCCAGCCCTGGTGCCCACTCCCCACGGGCTGGCTCCATTTCCCCGGGAAGCCCACCCTACCCGCAATCCAGGAAGCTGAGCTACGAGATCCCtgcggaggagggagggagcaggtaCCCTCTGCCTGGGCACCTGGCCTCAGCAGGACCGTTGGCCTCTGCAG AGTCACCTGAGCCAGTGACCTGGAGGGAGGGCCCCAGTGGGCACAGCACGCTGCCTCGGTCTCCCCGAGAAGCCCAGTGCAGTGCCTCTTCAGAGTTGTCTGGTTCCTCCACACCCCTGCACACCAGCAGCCCGGTCCAGGGCAAGGAGAG CACCAGACGACAGGACACCAGGTCCCCCACATTGGCACCCACTCAGAGACTGGGTCCTGGTGAGGCCTTGCCCCCTGTTTCCCAGGGAGGCCCTGGAAAGGCTCCTGAGCTACCAGCGAGAAGTGGGCCTGAGCCCCCAGCTTCCGGCCCCTGCTCCCCGACCTCCCCTCCCAGCTCACCCAATGACTGGCCTCAGGAACGGAGCCCAGGGGGCCGCTCAGACAGTGCCAGTCCCCAGGGCCCTGTGCCTGCCACTCTTCCTGGTCTCCGCCATGCCCCCTGGCAGGGCCCTCGAGGCCCCCCAGACAGCCCAGATGGGTCCCCCCTCACGCCTGTGCCTACCCAGGTGCCCTGGCTTGTGGCCAGCCCAGAGCCACCTCAGAGCTCACCAACACCCGCCTTCCCCCTGGCTGTGGCCTATGACACCAATGGCCCCACACAGCCTCCACTTCCTGAGAAACGCCACCTACCGGGGCCTGGGCAACAGCCAGGACCCTGGAGCCCAGAGCCGGCAtcaccaccagccagaggcatcagTCACCATGTCACCTTCGCACCTCTGCTCCCAGATAAtgctccccaacccccag AGCCTCCCATGCAAGAGAGCCAAAGCAATGTCAAGTTTGTCCAAGATACATCCAAGTTCTGGTACAAGCCACACTTGTCACGCGACCAAG CCATTGCCCTGCTGAAGGACAAGGACCCGGGGGCCTTCCTGATCAGGGACAGTCATTCATTCCAAGGAGCTTATGGGCTAGCCCTCAAGGTGGCCACACCTCCACCCAGCGCCCAACCCTGGAAAG GAGACCCCTTGGAACAGCTGGTCCGCCACTTCCTTATTGAGACTGGGCCCAAAGGGGTGAAGATCAAGGGCTGTCCCAGTGAGCCCTACTTTG GCAGCCTGTCCGCCCTGGTCTCCCAGCACTCCATCTCCCCCatctccctgccctgctgcctgcGCATTCCCAGTAAAG ATCCTCTGGAAGAGACCCCAGAGGCTCCAGCGCCCACCAACATGAGCACAGCAGCAGACCTCCTGCGTCAGGGTGCCG CCTGCAGTGTGCTCTACCTGACCTCAGTGGAGACAGAGTCGCTCACAGGCCCCCAAGCTGTGGCCCGGGCCAGCTCTGCAGCTCTGAGCTGCAGCCCCCGCCCTACAGCAGCCATTGTCCACTTCAAGGTCTCAGCCCAGGGCATTACACTGACAGACAACCAAAGGAA GCTCTTCTTTCGCCGCCATTATCCAGTGAACAGCATCACCTTCTCCAGCACTGACCCTCAGGACCGGAG ATGGACCAACCCAGATGGGACCACCTCCAA GATCTTTGGTTTCGTGGCCAAGAAGCCAGGAAGCCCCTGGGAGAATGTGTGTCACCTCTTTGCAGAGCTTGACCCAGATCAGCCTGCAGGCGCTATTGTCACCTTCATCACTAAAGTTCTACTGGGccagagaaaatga
- the TNS2 gene encoding tensin-2 isoform X2 → MKSSSPVERLLRALGRRDSSRATSRPRKAEPHSFREKIFRKKPPVCAVCKVTIDGTGVSCRVCKVATHRKCEAKVTSSCQALPPAELRRNTAPVRRIEHLGSTKSLNHTKQRSSLPRSFSLDPLMERRWDLDLTYVTERILAAAFPARPDEQRHRGHLRELAHVLQSKHRDKYLLFNLSEKRHDLTRLNPKVQDFGWPELHAPPLDKLCSICKAMETWLSADPQHVVVLYCKGSKGKLGVIVSAYMHYSKISAGADQALATLTMRKFCEDKVATELQPSQRRYISYFSGLLSGSIRMNSSPLFLHYVLVPMLPAFEPGTGFQPFLKIYQSMQLVYTSGVYHIAGPGPPQLCISLEPALLLKGDVMVTCYHKGGRGTDRTLVFRVQFHTCTIHGPRLTFPKDQLDEAWTDERFPFQASVEFVFSSSPEKVKGNTPRNDPSVSVDYNTTEPAVRWDSYENFNQHHEDSVDGSLTHTRGPLDGSPYAQVQRAPRQTPPAPSPEPPPPPMLSVSSDSGHSSTLTTEPAAESPGRPPPTAAERQELDRLLGGCGVATAGRGAGRETAILDDEEQPPMGGGPHLGVYPGHRPGLSRHCSCRQGYREPCGVPNGGYYRPEGTLERRRLAYGGYEGPPQGYAEASVEKRRLCRSLSEGPYPYVPEPMGKPANGDLSYRSPGYREVVILEDPTLPALCSCPACEEKLALPTAALYGLRLEREAGEGWVSEAGKPLLHPVRPGHPLPLLVPAYGHHHAPMPEYSCLKPPKAGEEGHEGCSYTMCPEGRYGHPGYPALVTYGCGGAVPSYYPAYGRVPHSCGSPGEGRGYPSPGAHSPRAGSISPGSPPYPQSRKLSYEIPAEEGGSRYPLPGHLASAGPLASAESPEPVTWREGPSGHSTLPRSPREAQCSASSELSGSSTPLHTSSPVQGKESTRRQDTRSPTLAPTQRLGPGEALPPVSQGGPGKAPELPARSGPEPPASGPCSPTSPPSSPNDWPQERSPGGRSDSASPQGPVPATLPGLRHAPWQGPRGPPDSPDGSPLTPVPTQVPWLVASPEPPQSSPTPAFPLAVAYDTNGPTQPPLPEKRHLPGPGQQPGPWSPEPASPPARGISHHVTFAPLLPDNAPQPPEPPMQESQSNVKFVQDTSKFWYKPHLSRDQAIALLKDKDPGAFLIRDSHSFQGAYGLALKVATPPPSAQPWKGDPLEQLVRHFLIETGPKGVKIKGCPSEPYFGSLSALVSQHSISPISLPCCLRIPSKDPLEETPEAPAPTNMSTAADLLRQGAACSVLYLTSVETESLTGPQAVARASSAALSCSPRPTAAIVHFKVSAQGITLTDNQRKLFFRRHYPVNSITFSSTDPQDRRWTNPDGTTSKIFGFVAKKPGSPWENVCHLFAELDPDQPAGAIVTFITKVLLGQRK, encoded by the exons ATGAAGTCCAGCAGCCCCGTGGAGAGGCTGCTcagagccctggggaggagggacagcagCCGGGCCACCAGCAGG CCTAGGAAAGCTGAGCCACATAGCTTCCGGGAGAAGATTTTCCGGAAGAAACCTCCAGTCTGTGCAGTGTGTAAGGTGACCATCGATGGGACAGGTGTCTCGTGCAGAG TCTGCAAGGTGGCGACACACAGAAAATGTGAAGCAAAG GTGACTTCATCCTGTCAGGCTTTGCCACCGGCGGAGCTG CGGCGAAACACCGCCCCAGTCAGGCGCATAGAGCACCTG GGATCCACCAAATCTCTGAACCACACAAAGCAGCGAAGCTCTCTGCCCAG GAGCTTCAGCCTGGACCCGCTCATGGAGCGGCGCTGGGACTTGGACCTCACCTACGTGACTGAGCGCATCCTCGCCGCCGCCTTCCCTGCGCGGCCCGATGAACAGCGACACCGGGGCCACCTGCGGGAGCTGGCCCACGTGCTGCAATCCAAACACCGTGACAAGTACCTG CTCTTCAACCTTTCCGAGAAAAGGCATGACCTGACCCGCCTAAATCCCAAG GTCCAGGACTTTGGCTGGCCTGAGCTGCATGCCCCGCCCCTGGACAAGCTGTGCTCCATCTGCAAAGCCATGGAGACGTGGCTCAGTGCTGATCCGCAGCATGTGGTGGTACTATACTGCAAG GGAAGCAAGGGCAAGCTTGGTGTCATCGTTTCTGCCTACATGCACTACAGCAAGATCTCTGCAGG GGCAGACCAAGCACTGGCTACTCTTACCATGCGGAAATTCTGTGAGGACAAGGTGGCCACAGAACTGCAGCCCTCCCAGCGCCG ATACATCAGCTATTTCAGTGGGCTGCTCTCCGGCTCCATCAGGATGAACAGCAGCCCTCTCTTCCTGCACTACGTGCTTGTGCCCATGCTGCCGGCCTTTGAACCCGGCACAG gcTTCCAGCCCTTCCTCAAAATCTATCAGTCCATGCAGCTCGTCTACACGTCTGGAGTCTA CCACATTGCAGGCCCTGGTCCCCCGCAGCTCTGTATCAGCCTGGAGCCAGCACTCCTCCTCAAAGGCGACGTCATG GTCACATGCTATCACAAGGGTGGCCGTGGCACAGACCGGACTCTCGTGTTCCGAGTCCAGTTCCACACATGCACCATCCATGGACCACGGCTCACCTTCCCCAAGGACCAGCTGGACGAGGCATGGACTG ATGAGAGGTTCCCCTTCCAAGCCTCGGTGGAGTTTGTCTTCTCCTCTAGCCCTGAGAAGGTCAAAG GTAACACTCCACGGAATGACCCCTCGGTCTCTGTTGACTACAACACCACGGAGCCTGCCGTGCGCTGGGACTCCTACGAGAACTTCAACCAGCACCATGAGGACAGTGTGGACG GCTCCCTGACCCACACCCGGGGCCCCCTGGATGGCAGTCCCTATGCCCAGGTGCAGCGGGCCCCCCGCCAGACCCCACCGGCGCCCTCCCCggagccacccccaccccccatgctctctgtcagcagcgaCTCTGGCCACTCCTCCACACTGACCACTGAGCCGGCTGCTGAGTCTCCTGGCCGGCCACCCCCTACGGCTGCTGAGCGGCAGGAGCTAGATCGCCTCCTGGGAGGCTGTGGGGTGGCCACTGCCGGCCGGGGAGCTGGGCGAGAGACAGCCATCTTAGACGACGAAGAGCAGCCCCCCATGGGCGGAGGCCCCCACCTCGGAGTGTACCCAGGCCACAGGCCTGGCCTTAGCCGCCACTGCTCCTGCCGCCAGGGCTACCGGGAGCCTTGTGGGGTCCCCAATGGGGGCTACTACCGGCCAGAAGGAACCCTGGAAAGGCGACGGCTGGCCTATGGTGGCTATGAGGGGCCCCCCCAGGGCTATGCCGAGGCCTCCGTGGAGAAGAGGCGCCTCTGCAGATCTCTGTCCGAGGGGCCGTACCCTTACGTCCCCGAGCCAATGGGGAAACCAGCCAACGGGGACTTAAGCTACCGTTCCCCAGGCTACCGAGAGGTGGTCATCCTGGAGGACCCCACGCTGCCTGCCTTATGCTCATGCCCGGCCTGTGAGGAGAAGCTGGCGCTGCCCACGGCAGCCCTGTATGGACTGCGGCTGGAGAGGGAGGCTGGCGAGGGCTGGGTGAGCGAGGCGGGCAAGCCTCTCCTGCACCCAGTGCGGCCCGGGCACCCGCTGCCGCTGCTCGTGCCTGCCTATGGGCATCACCATGCCCCGATGCCTGAGTACAGCTGCCTGAAGCCACCCAAGGCAGGCGAGGAAGGGCACGAGGGCTGCTCCTACACCATGTGCCCCGAGGGCAGGTATGGGCATCCAGGCTACCCTGCCCTGGTGACATATGGCTGTGGAGGAGCAGTTCCCAGTTACTACCCAGCATATGGCCGAGTGCCTCACAGCTGCGGCTCTCCAGGCGAGGGCAGAGGGTATCCCAGCCCTGGTGCCCACTCCCCACGGGCTGGCTCCATTTCCCCGGGAAGCCCACCCTACCCGCAATCCAGGAAGCTGAGCTACGAGATCCCtgcggaggagggagggagcaggtaCCCTCTGCCTGGGCACCTGGCCTCAGCAGGACCGTTGGCCTCTGCAG AGTCACCTGAGCCAGTGACCTGGAGGGAGGGCCCCAGTGGGCACAGCACGCTGCCTCGGTCTCCCCGAGAAGCCCAGTGCAGTGCCTCTTCAGAGTTGTCTGGTTCCTCCACACCCCTGCACACCAGCAGCCCGGTCCAGGGCAAGGAGAG CACCAGACGACAGGACACCAGGTCCCCCACATTGGCACCCACTCAGAGACTGGGTCCTGGTGAGGCCTTGCCCCCTGTTTCCCAGGGAGGCCCTGGAAAGGCTCCTGAGCTACCAGCGAGAAGTGGGCCTGAGCCCCCAGCTTCCGGCCCCTGCTCCCCGACCTCCCCTCCCAGCTCACCCAATGACTGGCCTCAGGAACGGAGCCCAGGGGGCCGCTCAGACAGTGCCAGTCCCCAGGGCCCTGTGCCTGCCACTCTTCCTGGTCTCCGCCATGCCCCCTGGCAGGGCCCTCGAGGCCCCCCAGACAGCCCAGATGGGTCCCCCCTCACGCCTGTGCCTACCCAGGTGCCCTGGCTTGTGGCCAGCCCAGAGCCACCTCAGAGCTCACCAACACCCGCCTTCCCCCTGGCTGTGGCCTATGACACCAATGGCCCCACACAGCCTCCACTTCCTGAGAAACGCCACCTACCGGGGCCTGGGCAACAGCCAGGACCCTGGAGCCCAGAGCCGGCAtcaccaccagccagaggcatcagTCACCATGTCACCTTCGCACCTCTGCTCCCAGATAAtgctccccaacccccag AGCCTCCCATGCAAGAGAGCCAAAGCAATGTCAAGTTTGTCCAAGATACATCCAAGTTCTGGTACAAGCCACACTTGTCACGCGACCAAG CCATTGCCCTGCTGAAGGACAAGGACCCGGGGGCCTTCCTGATCAGGGACAGTCATTCATTCCAAGGAGCTTATGGGCTAGCCCTCAAGGTGGCCACACCTCCACCCAGCGCCCAACCCTGGAAAG GAGACCCCTTGGAACAGCTGGTCCGCCACTTCCTTATTGAGACTGGGCCCAAAGGGGTGAAGATCAAGGGCTGTCCCAGTGAGCCCTACTTTG GCAGCCTGTCCGCCCTGGTCTCCCAGCACTCCATCTCCCCCatctccctgccctgctgcctgcGCATTCCCAGTAAAG ATCCTCTGGAAGAGACCCCAGAGGCTCCAGCGCCCACCAACATGAGCACAGCAGCAGACCTCCTGCGTCAGGGTGCCG CCTGCAGTGTGCTCTACCTGACCTCAGTGGAGACAGAGTCGCTCACAGGCCCCCAAGCTGTGGCCCGGGCCAGCTCTGCAGCTCTGAGCTGCAGCCCCCGCCCTACAGCAGCCATTGTCCACTTCAAGGTCTCAGCCCAGGGCATTACACTGACAGACAACCAAAGGAA GCTCTTCTTTCGCCGCCATTATCCAGTGAACAGCATCACCTTCTCCAGCACTGACCCTCAGGACCGGAG ATGGACCAACCCAGATGGGACCACCTCCAA GATCTTTGGTTTCGTGGCCAAGAAGCCAGGAAGCCCCTGGGAGAATGTGTGTCACCTCTTTGCAGAGCTTGACCCAGATCAGCCTGCAGGCGCTATTGTCACCTTCATCACTAAAGTTCTACTGGGccagagaaaatga